The following are encoded in a window of Flavobacteriales bacterium genomic DNA:
- a CDS encoding glycosyltransferase family 4 protein produces the protein MDNLTKGLLEAGHDVKVLCVSTHKHPYDENALSEIYCRLTRIEAVYIDTRLNFVDAFSNLITRDSYNISRFFSPDFDMKLERVLNEEDDFDVIQVESLFMTPYIATARRFSSAKIMLRSHNLEYKIWQRMARVSANGARRAYLRLLAKRLKEYEMSIMNQVDGIATISPEDTQHYMDLGCDIPIETIPFGIDSASYQVELPYQFRPNLFHLGAMDWMPNIEGVEWFLENAWEDIRNAYPQFQLHLAGKASDSYVTKRPMDGVILDGEVANAKDYMAQHGIMIVPLLSGGGIRIKIIEGMAMGKVVISTSIGAEGIGVTHGKNILIADSPQEFKQRIDEIHENPQMLENIAVNARSFIESNFDNSVLTDKLLKFYAGKSSVTEKALH, from the coding sequence ATGGACAACCTGACAAAAGGACTGCTCGAAGCAGGCCATGATGTCAAGGTGTTGTGCGTGAGCACCCACAAGCACCCATATGACGAGAATGCACTCTCTGAGATCTATTGTAGACTGACCCGGATCGAGGCTGTCTACATCGATACCCGGTTGAACTTCGTAGATGCCTTCTCTAATCTCATTACTCGGGATTCCTACAATATCTCGCGCTTCTTCTCCCCTGATTTCGACATGAAATTGGAGCGTGTTCTCAATGAAGAAGATGATTTCGATGTCATTCAGGTGGAATCCCTCTTCATGACCCCCTATATCGCTACTGCGAGAAGATTCAGCTCGGCCAAGATCATGCTGCGCAGCCATAATCTGGAATACAAGATATGGCAACGGATGGCCCGTGTATCTGCAAACGGAGCCCGAAGAGCCTATCTCCGGCTCTTGGCCAAACGCTTGAAGGAATATGAGATGTCCATCATGAATCAGGTGGACGGCATTGCGACCATCAGTCCAGAAGATACCCAGCACTATATGGACCTGGGCTGTGACATTCCTATCGAGACCATACCTTTTGGAATCGATTCAGCATCCTATCAAGTAGAACTCCCCTATCAGTTCAGACCGAATCTTTTCCATCTCGGTGCCATGGACTGGATGCCCAACATAGAAGGTGTAGAGTGGTTCTTGGAGAACGCTTGGGAGGATATCAGGAATGCCTATCCTCAGTTTCAACTGCACCTAGCGGGTAAGGCCAGTGATTCCTATGTCACCAAACGACCGATGGATGGAGTCATCCTGGATGGAGAGGTAGCCAATGCCAAAGACTATATGGCACAGCACGGGATCATGATCGTGCCTTTGCTATCCGGTGGGGGTATACGTATCAAGATCATCGAAGGGATGGCCATGGGCAAAGTGGTTATCTCTACCAGTATAGGTGCAGAAGGAATCGGAGTGACTCATGGGAAGAACATCCTCATCGCGGATTCGCCTCAAGAATTCAAGCAACGTATCGATGAGATCCACGAGAATCCGCAGATGTTGGAGAATATTGCCGTCAATGCGCGTTCATTCATCGAATCCAATTTCGACAACTCGGTGCTTACCGATAAATTGTTGAAATTCTACGCAGGCAAGAGCTCTGTCACAGAGAAGGCATTGCACTGA